A genomic stretch from Plasmodium cynomolgi strain B DNA, chromosome 8, whole genome shotgun sequence includes:
- a CDS encoding asparagine synthetase [glutamine-hydrolyzing] (putative) codes for LRHRGPDWNGIVVEDNEDGTTNVLAHERLAIVDVLSGHQPLYDDAKEVCLTINGEIYNHMELRKLLPEDVIKNLTSQSDCAVIPNLYKKYTNKMPSMLNGIFSGVISDHKKSTFFAFRDPIGVCPLYIGYASDGSIWFASEFKALKDSCVRYVNFPPGHYYINCRNKGEFVRYFNPNWWDLSAAIPNNKADLEQIRVHLEKAVVKRLMGDVPFGVLLSGGLDSSIVAAIISRHLKKIHGAGASPLSNEESHGNNPPEDSCRLKSFSIGLRNSPDLKAAKEVANFLGSHHTEFHFTVEEGIDSLHDVIYHIETYDITTIRASTPMYILSRLIKSSCVKMVLSGEGSDEIFGGYLYFHMAPNREEFHRELQRKVHDLHMYDCLRANKSTMAFGIEARVPFLDLDLLDVVMNIDPKEKMCSKGHIEKDILRRAFAGYLPDHILYRQKEQFSDGVGYNWIDGLKEYAESKISDIQFSRAPFLFPYNTPKTKEAYLYRCIFSECFPEQCAQESVPEGSSIACSSSKAVEWDASFKQNSDQSGRSVLGVHHSAKQFSDVKPVQLPDDESRALLSSAS; via the coding sequence CTGAGGCACCGGGGCCCCGACTGGAACGGAATCGTAGTCGAAGATAATGAGGACGGAACGACCAACGTGCTGGCGCACGAGCGCCTGGCCATCGTCGACGTCCTCTCGGGTCACCAGCCCCTCTACGACGACGCCAAGGAAGTGTGTCTGACGATCAACGGAGAGATCTACAACCACATGGAGCTTCGAAAGCTCCTTCCTGAAGatgtcataaaaaatttaactaGCCAATCGGACTGTGCAGTCATTCCGAACCTGTACAAGAAGTACACTAATAAAATGCCTTCCATGTTGAACGGGATATTTTCTGGAGTTATAAGTGACCACAAAAAGAGCACCTTTTTTGCGTTTAGAGATCCTATAGGGGTTTGTCCTCTCTATATAGGATACGCATCTGATGGGTCCATTTGGTTCGCCTCTGAGTTTAAAGCACTAAAGGATAGTTGCGTTAGGTACGTGAATTTCCCTCCTGGGCATTACTACATCAACTGCAGAAATAAAGGAGAGTTCGTTCGTTACTTTAATCCCAATTGGTGGGACCTAAGTGCTGCCATTCCAAATAATAAAGCAGACTTGGAACAAATTCGAGTGCATTTGGAGAAGGCCGTGGTAAAGAGACTGATGGGGGACGTTCCCTTCGGAGTGCTACTCTCTGGGGGGTTGGACTCTTCCATCGTGGCTGCGATAATTTCCAGGCATTTGAAGAAGATCCACGGGGCAGGCGCATCTCCCCTTAGCAACGAAGAGAGCCATGGGAACAACCCTCCCGAGGATTCCTGCCGATTGAAGAGCTTCTCCATCGGGCTGCGTAACTCTCCCGATCTGAAGGCCGCAAAGGAggttgcaaattttttgggGAGCCACCACACAGAGTTCCATTTCACCGTGGAGGAGGGAATCGACTCTCTGCACGATGTGATCTATCATATAGAGACTTACGACATCACAACGATCCGTGCATCTACCCCCATGTACATTCTTTCAAGGTTGATAAAAAGTAGTTGTGTGAAAATGGTTCTAAGTGGAGAAGGATCAGATGAAATATTTGGGGGGTACCTTTATTTCCATATGGCTCCTAACCGTGAAGAGTTTCATCGAGAGTTACAAAGGAAGGTGCATGATTTGCACATGTACGACTGTTTGAGGGCAAATAAATCTACGATGGCATTTGGGATCGAAGCGAGGGTTCCCTTTCTCGATCTCGATCTTTTAGATGTAGTCATGAATATTGATcccaaagaaaaaatgtgttcaaaGGGGCATATAGAAAAGGATATACTAAGGAGAGCTTTCGCTGGCTATCTGCCTGACCATATCCTTTACAGACAAAAGGAGCAATTTTCCGATGGGGTTGGTTACAACTGGATTGATGGTTTGAAGGAGTACGCGGAGAGTAAAATTTCGGACATACAATTTTCACGCGCgccgtttttatttccatataACACTCCCAAGACGAAGGAGGCTTACTTGTACcgatgcattttttctgagtGCTTTCCGGAACAATGTGCGCAGGAGTCTGTCCCGGAGGGGTCCTCCATTGCTTGCTCGTCAAGCAAGGCGGTCGAATGGGATGCGTCGTTTAAGCAGAACTCAGATCAGTCGGGCAGGTCCGTGCTGGGCGTGCACCACAGCGCCAAGCAGTTCTCCGATGTGAAGCCCGTCCAGCTGCCCGACGATGAGAGCAGGGCGCTTCTGTCAAGCGCAAGCTGA
- a CDS encoding N2227-like protein (putative) translates to MRRPPQQGTVDNRGDPKSESTPGRSSPGRSDHHREDCTQDNTDALSDDEERHFCNVCFSFLYYKKYCFYELLRIYRNISSLTNEEKTLLTESIYSKLYKMYLAVLNNYFFILNILLPQISTHVILHLLAHTAHRGDVVIVEDSGSDEGGGSGGSGGSGGSVRSGGSVGSVGSVGSVPEDASCSSNAEGGLSDRRSSIDEGEKKTDKGKTRKKRRKKIPMEEYTINEILNHLTEEEKDKIDREYNYHNLNARLLCKDNPIVILKEIRSKLMSAKEDEGMSKELELNLERSTSADYLDVGYSTGRKTPHKDETGADLLGSSSLFPEGGGGETHGEGKQQGGHSSEQSHEVSLKGELQEERRRGLPFPEHYNRQYHNRRKEKEELGTPNGKGKSEDYRHGGDAEQECGVGGEVRGEAYVADYRKQYSEYAFPRLDGEPGERRLGEWLASDEPGGENAAPGADPPVGGTPGGAPPSRVTPGGATQCGDPSSKVTPGGAPPSRVTPSGATPGGTPAQGEHVPPGRRITSAYSPTLDEYNLLQNMSKVRSTLRQFVRDWSMEGKHERDSAYEPMLRSLDKYLPITDTYIPKILCPGSGLGRLPYEVAKKGYRSQGNEFSYFMLLASNFILNYYNEKESLKIQPYCLNTLNRRKRDDHLKTVTLPDINTYNKAILSTEFSMCAGELIEVYGKERTSFDGVLTCFFMDTAKNIFSYIRTFANILKPNSLWCNVGPLLYHYSEMTNELSIELSWEEIKVIISKWFTFVEIEWIDNYYTTNVDSMMQVQYHCIFFCAIRNDVPVEEPTTADPLQGG, encoded by the exons atgaggcGACCCCCTCAGCAGGGCACTGTGGACAACCGGGGGGACCCGAAGTCGGA GAGTACCCCTGGGAGGAGCAGCCCCGGGAGGAGCGACCACCACAGAGAAGACTGCACCCAGGACAACACAGACGCCCTGAGCGACGATGAGGAAAGGCACTTCTGTAACgtttgcttttccttcttgtattataaaaaatattgcttcTACGAACTCCTGAGGATATATCGAAATATCTCCTCCCTGACCAACGAGGAAAAGACTCTCCTAACTGAATCCATTTACAGCAAGCTGTATAAGATGTACCTAGCGGTCTTgaataactatttttttattcttaatatATTGCTTCCGCAGATCTCAACTCATGTTATTTTGCACCTACTGGCACACACTGCTCACCGCGGGGATGTGGTCATCGTGGAGGATTCTGGCAGCGACGAGGGGGGCGGCAGTGGGGGGAGTGGAGGCAGTGGGGGAAGCGTTcgaagtggaggaagcgTCGGCAGCGTTGGAAGCGTTGGAAGCGTCCCGGAGGATGCCAGCTGCAGTAGCAACGCAGAGGGGGGCCTCTCCGACCGTAGAAGCAGCATCGAtgaaggggagaagaagaccgacaaaggaaaaacgcgaaagaaaaggagaaaaaaaatccccatgGAGGAATACACAATCAACGAAATACTGAACCATTTaacggaggaggagaaggacaaaatcGATCGAGAGTATAACTACCATAACTTGAATGCAAGGTTGCTCTGTAAGGATAACCCAATCGTTATACTAAAAGAAATAAGATCCAAGTTAATGAGTGCTAAAGAGGACGAAGGGATGTCTAAGGAGCTTGAGCTCAATTTGGAGAGATCTACATCTGCAGATTATTTGGACGTTGGCTACTCCACCGGGAGAAAAACGCCTCATAAGGATGAAACAGGTGCGGACCTGTTAGGCAGTTCATCGTTGTTTCctgaggggggagggggggaaactcATGGAGAAGGGAAGCAACAAGGGGGACACTCCTCAGAGCAGTCACACGAGGTAAGCCTTAAGGGAGAGCTCCAGGAGGAGCGGAGAAGGGGCCTGCCCTTCCCGGAGCACTACAACAGGCAGTATCATAAtaggaggaaggagaaggaagagcTGGGTACCCCCAACGGGAAGGGGAAATCGGAAGATTATCGCCATGGGGGCGACGCCGAGCAGGAGTGCGGCGTGGGTGGAGAAGTACGCGGCGAAGCGTACGTCGCAGACTACCGCAAGCAGTACAGCGAGTACGCGTTCCCCCGCCTGGACGGCGAGCCGGGGGAGAGGCGGCTTGGCGAGTGGCTCGCGAGCGACGAGCCAGGGGGGGAGAACGCTGCGCCGGGTGCGGACCCGCCTGTTGGGGGTACCCCAGGTGGAGCCCCCCCAAGTAGGGTCACCCCAGGTGGGGCCACCCAATGTGGAGATCCCTCAAGTAAGGTCACCCCAGGTGGAGCCCCCCCAAGTAGGGTCACCCCAAGTGGGGCCACCCCAGGTGGAACCCCCGCCCAGGGAGAGCACGTGCCCCCCGGACGTCGAATCACAAGCGCGTACAGCCCCACGCTGGACGAATACAACCTGCTGCAAAACATGAGCAAGGTGAGAAGCACACTGAGACAGTTCGTACGAGATTGGTCCATGGAAGGAAAACATGAAAGAGATAGTGCATACGAACCCATGTTAAGAAGTCTGGATAAATATCTACCAATAACAGATACGTATATCCCAAAGATCCTTTGTCCAGGATCAGGATTGGGAAGACTTCCATAcgaagtggcaaaaaagggttaTAGAAGCCAAGGAAATGAATTCTCTTACTTCATGCTTCTTGCATCTAACTTCATCCTCAACTACTATAATGAAAAGGAGTCATTAAAAATACAACCCTATTGCTTGAACACACTtaatagaagaaaaagagacgATCATCTAAAGACTGTAACTCTCCCTgatataaatacatacaaTAAGGCTATCCTAAGTACCGAGTTCTCTATGTGTGCAGGAGAACTGATCGAGGTTTATGGAAAGGAGAGGACATCTTTTGATGGAGTTCttacttgtttttttatggatacagcgaaaaatattttttcatatattcgAACCTTTGCCAATATTTTAAAACCAAACTCCTTGTGGTGTAACGTCGGTCCTCTCCTTTACCACTACTCTGAAATGACGAATGAGCTATCCATCGAGTTATCATGGGAAGAAATTAAAGTCATAATTTCCAAATGGTTCACCTTTGTGGAGATTGAATGGATCgataattattatacaaCCAATGTTGATTCCATGATGCAGGTGCAGTACCACTGCATCTTTTTTTGCGCGATCCGGAATGATGTGCCTGTGGAGGAGCCGACCACGGCGGACCCTCTTCAGGGGGGctag